A single Paraburkholderia sp. D15 DNA region contains:
- a CDS encoding glyoxylate/hydroxypyruvate reductase A: MTKLVLMSRDYDMSHLMPSILRAAPELDVVMHGTPAAADAQIAVCWNPPAGALAALSRLRLVHSIAAGVDNILADPTLPSVPVCRVVDPRHASGMSEFVTWGVLHYHRHFDRVLANQREQRWLRYEQRDPSQCAVGIMGLGEIGSRVALDLHRLGFAVRGWARNARDLPGVQTFAGAQSLNAFLDATDILVCLLPLTAETRGLLNAQTFARLRPGSKLIHVGRGEHLVPGDLSAALATGQLGGAIVDVFPTEPLPADHPLWRAPNLVVTPHMASVASSETIGTQIAHNARRLARGEPLLNLVDIARGY, encoded by the coding sequence ATGACCAAACTCGTTCTGATGAGCCGTGACTACGACATGTCACATCTCATGCCATCGATTCTTCGCGCCGCCCCCGAACTCGACGTCGTGATGCACGGCACGCCCGCCGCCGCCGACGCGCAAATCGCCGTCTGCTGGAACCCGCCCGCCGGGGCGCTCGCCGCGCTGTCCCGCCTGCGCCTCGTCCACAGCATCGCGGCCGGCGTCGATAACATCCTGGCCGATCCCACCTTGCCGTCCGTGCCGGTTTGCCGCGTCGTCGATCCGAGGCACGCAAGCGGAATGAGCGAATTCGTCACGTGGGGCGTGCTGCACTATCACCGTCACTTCGATCGCGTACTGGCCAATCAGCGCGAACAGCGCTGGCTGCGCTACGAACAGCGCGATCCGTCGCAGTGCGCGGTGGGCATCATGGGGCTCGGCGAAATCGGCAGCCGCGTCGCGCTGGATCTGCACCGTCTCGGCTTCGCGGTACGCGGCTGGGCGCGCAATGCGCGCGATCTGCCCGGCGTGCAGACGTTCGCGGGCGCTCAAAGTCTGAACGCGTTTCTCGACGCCACCGACATCCTCGTCTGCCTGCTGCCGCTCACCGCCGAAACGCGCGGCCTGCTCAACGCACAGACCTTCGCGCGACTGCGGCCCGGCTCGAAGCTCATCCACGTCGGTCGCGGCGAACATCTGGTGCCCGGGGATCTGAGCGCGGCGCTCGCCACGGGTCAACTGGGCGGCGCCATCGTCGACGTTTTCCCGACCGAGCCGCTGCCCGCCGATCATCCGTTGTGGCGCGCGCCGAATCTCGTCGTGACGCCGCACATGGCATCCGTCGCGAGTTCGGAAACGATCGGCACGCAGATCGCGCACAACGCGCGGCGTCTCGCGCGCGGCGAACCGTTGCTCAATCTCGTCGACATCGCGCGCGGATACTGA
- a CDS encoding class II aldolase/adducin family protein, which translates to MLAASSSTTIEQQTREDLAALYRLIAHFRMTDMIDTHITARLPGDTPTFLINRYGVLFHEMRASDLVKIDHTGKVIDDRAAEDPARFRVNAAGFTIHSAVHAARDDLHFVIHTHTAAGIGVAAQEQGLLPISQHALKFYGRLAYHDYEGIALDLGERERLVRDLGTHKAMILRNHGLLAGGATAAEAFHEIYFLERACQAQINALAGGSALRLPSREVCELTSSQFNRDDSAEIAQLAWRAALRLIEDPQNDYRR; encoded by the coding sequence ATGCTCGCCGCTTCATCATCGACCACCATTGAACAGCAAACCCGCGAAGACCTCGCCGCGCTCTACCGTCTGATCGCGCATTTCCGCATGACGGACATGATCGACACGCACATCACCGCGCGTCTGCCCGGCGACACCCCCACGTTCCTGATCAACCGTTACGGCGTGCTGTTCCACGAAATGCGCGCCTCCGATCTCGTCAAGATCGACCACACCGGCAAGGTCATCGACGATCGCGCCGCCGAAGACCCCGCGCGCTTTCGCGTCAACGCCGCCGGTTTCACGATCCACTCCGCCGTGCACGCCGCGCGCGACGATCTGCATTTCGTGATTCACACCCACACCGCCGCCGGCATCGGCGTCGCGGCACAGGAACAAGGCCTTCTGCCCATCAGCCAGCATGCACTGAAGTTCTACGGCCGGCTCGCCTATCACGACTACGAAGGCATCGCGCTCGACCTCGGCGAACGCGAGCGCCTGGTGCGCGACCTCGGCACGCACAAGGCGATGATCCTGCGCAATCACGGCCTGCTGGCAGGCGGCGCCACCGCCGCCGAAGCCTTCCACGAAATCTATTTCCTCGAACGCGCATGCCAGGCGCAGATCAACGCCCTCGCGGGCGGCAGCGCGCTGCGCCTCCCGTCGCGCGAGGTCTGCGAACTCACGTCGAGCCAGTTCAACCGCGACGACTCCGCCGAGATCGCGCAGCTCGCGTGGCGCGCCGCCCTCAGGTTGATCGAAGACCCGCAGAACGACTATCGCCGCTAA
- a CDS encoding DUF1629 domain-containing protein, whose product MKSCHVTRTVDDAVDMNESIFKTYPQAAVFNKIILIEKRVQNADTFRIKEKPSSTFVSEKLKEAAQNNKSREFDFEEPAPLSRGSTK is encoded by the coding sequence ATGAAGAGTTGTCATGTGACTCGAACCGTAGACGATGCCGTTGATATGAACGAATCGATCTTCAAGACATATCCGCAAGCCGCAGTCTTCAATAAAATTATCCTGATTGAGAAGCGAGTTCAGAATGCCGACACTTTCCGAATAAAGGAGAAACCTTCCTCGACATTTGTTTCTGAGAAGCTCAAGGAAGCAGCGCAAAACAATAAATCAAGAGAGTTTGATTTTGAAGAACCAGCTCCGCTATCTCGCGGCTCAACTAAATAA
- a CDS encoding DUF1629 domain-containing protein gives MKYFILRHEYQTGFVDGDVEFVPRLAGYYQMGLPVDIRDVKIHVKMDKAVRKLKADFFLTTSGAFFASEQLASLIHDFQNDTQIEKCETHYHNGKSTEKTYFLIHTNKKIDCFDYRNSEYAGKPLALSRLERGENPDSFTIKNIKSLAIDKQKAGDATFFFVKNIIMIDPVIASPLAEAIQSASLFANLTPLVNI, from the coding sequence ATGAAATATTTTATTTTGCGGCATGAGTACCAAACGGGATTTGTCGACGGCGACGTGGAGTTTGTACCTCGTTTAGCCGGCTACTACCAGATGGGGCTTCCAGTGGACATCCGCGACGTCAAAATCCATGTAAAGATGGACAAAGCCGTTCGAAAATTGAAAGCAGATTTTTTCCTGACAACGTCTGGAGCTTTTTTTGCATCTGAACAATTGGCGTCATTAATCCACGATTTTCAGAATGACACGCAGATCGAAAAATGCGAGACGCACTATCACAATGGAAAGTCAACTGAAAAAACGTATTTTCTCATCCACACAAACAAAAAAATAGATTGCTTTGACTATCGAAATTCAGAATATGCTGGAAAACCCCTCGCCCTAAGTCGACTAGAGCGCGGCGAAAATCCAGACAGCTTTACGATAAAAAATATTAAATCACTCGCAATCGACAAACAGAAAGCTGGTGACGCAACCTTCTTTTTTGTCAAAAACATAATCATGATTGATCCAGTGATCGCATCACCTCTCGCAGAAGCCATACAATCGGCCTCACTATTTGCCAATCTAACTCCGCTAGTTAATATTTAA
- a CDS encoding SMI1/KNR4 family protein, with amino-acid sequence MSRLKLIQFAAPLNNDDFSYIESRFNITFPSTLRDHYLRGNGGVPDVFKMYYVPEDSSPSEADEITFNGFYPIKYKTREKQETLEEEYIEFGEHQRLFDPKKYLPFGFDVSGFPFLMDLDDQKIHLLNRDVVDDNNNEAIEFVANSLSDFINGMISEDEYEDKI; translated from the coding sequence ATGTCTAGACTTAAGCTAATTCAATTCGCCGCCCCGCTAAATAATGATGATTTTAGTTATATTGAATCCAGATTCAATATAACCTTCCCCTCAACTTTGAGGGATCATTATCTACGTGGAAACGGCGGAGTGCCAGACGTTTTTAAAATGTACTACGTACCCGAAGACAGCAGTCCGTCGGAGGCCGACGAAATAACTTTTAACGGATTTTATCCGATCAAATATAAGACTCGAGAAAAACAAGAAACATTGGAAGAGGAGTACATTGAATTCGGCGAACATCAAAGACTGTTTGACCCCAAAAAATATCTCCCATTTGGATTTGATGTTAGCGGATTCCCCTTTTTGATGGACCTCGATGACCAAAAAATTCATTTATTAAACAGAGACGTAGTCGACGACAATAACAATGAAGCCATCGAATTTGTAGCAAATTCTCTCAGTGATTTTATTAACGGAATGATAAGTGAAGACGAGTACGAAGACAAAATTTAA
- a CDS encoding RHS repeat-associated core domain-containing protein → MFEAARVTDPIEHTSALTGFLVGAVLGVALIAAVAFATFTCGFGVALLAGLAAGIGASAILGLGEAIGKMFTSTSGSITTGSSNVFVNGQAAAYTTASAVSCSKHSPTPLVAQGSAGVFINGKPAARKKDKITCGASISDGSHNTFMGGGTATYLPVDDEVPPWLRTAVDWAFALAGLVGGLAGLIKAAGGLSRAVLPCAAKFIGGYVIGEAVGRYVAAPVVSRVMGGLFGHPVDITTGRKVLLAEDETDFAVPGPLPIVVRRFYASNLGQIGTLGRGWVLPWELRLQARDDRLWYIDAQGRESGFPLVQPGHTAFSESEQRYLTCTPDGRYVLYDLSETYYDFGRLDTTTDRVAWVRRVEDQAGQWLHYERDSLGRVREILTSGGMQVALDYEATSGRLATVSTLHDRERIVQVAYGYDDDGQLVSVTDANGAVVRRFTYADGLMTSHTNALGFTCGYEWADVAGQSRVVATHTSEGERWTLDYDVDARESWVRHADGRTARWRYDAQFQVIECTDLDGARYAIEYGQAGFPSLVHLPGDRQIAFEYDDAGRIIAETDPLGRTTLTRYDANSLRPAQVTLPDGSIWRATYDRQGRLLNTRDPLGRTDRYEYPEALTALPHAHIDARGGRKTLEWNRLGELVEYTDCSGKVTRYEYDALGRLIATENAIGERVHYTRRPTGETLRVLLPDGSEETFDYDPAGLPVRHIGTGGKIRQWLRNARGQVLEAVDPSGRRLHYRYDSEGQLTELASDTGARFIFSYDRGARLQSETRPDGLMRRFAYDETGDLRSIETTGVADPSLVDNKPGGTLDRPVRVVQFERDRMGNLIAQSTGTEVTRYSRDIGDRLLTVERVPTDAGIELGIEPDTLKFEYDKAGRLVAEHGVHGAVRYALDELDHVTTLTLPHGQPIDTLRYGSGHVHQIRSGDQVVSDFERDDLHREVTRSQGHLLHRTGYDPLGRRLWESADVATKAIQASTGKFWRSYRYDANGELAELDDGLRGSTQYRYDPAGQLLRQFRASGNSVETFAWDAAGNLLDDAQRASRGYVEGNRLRMWQDLRFEYDAWGNLATKRKGANRVQHFEYDAQDRLIAVRTENIRGVVEARFQYDPLGRRTAKTETRRDTFGLHHAPEHRGFVWQGLRMVQEIRETGVSSYVYSPEAAYSPVARVDEVIAEAFASVVIEGAKRKARVYHFHTDLVGAPLEVTDEAGELAWAGHYSAWGKVEHGEDVLPLARTDQPLRFAGQYADDSTGLHYNTFRYYDPDVGRFVSQDPIGVLGGENLYGYAPNPKVWIDPLGWAARVPSVDFSENGLFPAGEGQKSIVTIKMQGARGLDDTQAFLKSGIPRSEAQDYTWHHMSDFNPETGEVTMQFVDKKIHSSISHDGGVSQYQKYSGTKYGKTEARAFAEKKGWRDTKSSGC, encoded by the coding sequence ATGTTCGAAGCCGCACGAGTCACCGATCCGATCGAGCACACCAGCGCGTTGACTGGCTTTCTGGTCGGCGCGGTGCTGGGCGTCGCGCTGATCGCGGCGGTCGCGTTCGCCACCTTCACCTGTGGCTTCGGTGTGGCGTTGCTCGCGGGGTTGGCGGCCGGTATCGGAGCCAGCGCGATCCTTGGCTTAGGGGAAGCCATCGGCAAGATGTTCACCTCGACAAGCGGGTCGATAACGACAGGCTCGTCCAATGTGTTCGTCAACGGTCAAGCCGCCGCTTACACCACGGCGAGCGCGGTGTCGTGCAGCAAACACAGTCCGACGCCACTGGTCGCGCAGGGCTCGGCGGGCGTATTCATCAACGGCAAACCCGCCGCGCGCAAGAAGGACAAGATCACGTGCGGCGCATCGATCAGCGACGGCTCGCACAATACCTTCATGGGCGGCGGCACCGCGACGTATCTTCCCGTCGACGACGAAGTACCGCCGTGGCTGCGCACCGCTGTCGATTGGGCATTCGCACTCGCTGGACTCGTCGGCGGCCTGGCAGGACTCATCAAGGCGGCCGGTGGACTATCGCGTGCCGTCCTGCCGTGTGCCGCGAAATTCATCGGCGGTTATGTGATCGGCGAGGCCGTTGGGCGTTATGTGGCCGCGCCAGTCGTCAGTCGGGTCATGGGTGGCCTGTTCGGACATCCGGTCGATATCACCACCGGCCGCAAAGTACTGCTCGCAGAAGACGAAACGGATTTTGCCGTGCCAGGGCCGCTACCGATCGTCGTGCGACGCTTCTACGCGAGCAACCTCGGCCAGATCGGCACACTCGGCCGCGGTTGGGTTTTGCCGTGGGAACTGCGCCTGCAAGCACGCGACGACCGGCTCTGGTACATCGATGCACAAGGCCGCGAGAGCGGTTTCCCGCTGGTGCAGCCGGGCCATACTGCGTTCAGCGAAAGCGAACAACGCTATCTGACCTGCACGCCCGATGGCCGCTACGTGCTCTACGACCTGAGCGAGACCTACTACGATTTCGGCAGACTGGACACGACGACAGACCGCGTTGCATGGGTGCGCCGCGTGGAAGATCAGGCCGGACAATGGTTGCACTATGAGCGCGACAGCCTCGGACGCGTGCGCGAAATTCTGACCAGTGGTGGCATGCAGGTCGCGCTGGACTACGAGGCAACGAGTGGCCGGCTGGCGACGGTTTCAACGCTCCACGACCGCGAACGTATCGTACAGGTCGCGTACGGTTATGACGACGACGGCCAACTCGTTTCGGTCACCGACGCCAACGGTGCGGTCGTCCGTCGCTTCACGTATGCCGATGGTTTGATGACGAGCCACACCAACGCACTCGGCTTTACTTGCGGCTATGAATGGGCAGACGTCGCCGGTCAATCACGCGTCGTCGCGACGCATACCAGCGAAGGCGAACGCTGGACGCTAGATTACGACGTGGACGCGCGCGAAAGCTGGGTCCGCCACGCGGACGGCCGCACAGCGCGCTGGCGATATGACGCGCAGTTCCAGGTGATCGAATGCACGGATCTGGATGGCGCTCGCTACGCGATCGAATACGGTCAAGCGGGCTTTCCCAGTCTTGTGCATCTACCCGGCGATCGACAAATCGCGTTCGAATACGATGACGCCGGACGCATCATCGCGGAAACCGATCCGCTCGGACGCACCACGCTCACGCGCTACGACGCCAACAGCCTCCGGCCCGCGCAAGTGACGCTGCCCGACGGCAGCATCTGGCGAGCCACTTATGATCGTCAAGGACGGTTGCTCAACACGCGCGATCCGCTGGGACGAACCGATCGATACGAATATCCCGAAGCACTGACCGCCCTGCCCCACGCACATATCGATGCACGCGGCGGACGCAAGACGCTCGAATGGAACCGGCTCGGCGAACTGGTCGAATACACCGACTGCTCCGGCAAGGTCACGCGCTACGAGTATGATGCGCTGGGCCGATTGATTGCGACAGAGAATGCGATTGGCGAACGCGTGCACTACACGCGTCGGCCGACTGGCGAAACGTTGCGCGTACTACTGCCCGACGGCAGCGAAGAAACATTCGACTATGACCCGGCCGGTTTGCCGGTTCGGCATATTGGTACCGGCGGAAAAATCCGGCAATGGTTGCGCAACGCGCGTGGTCAGGTACTCGAAGCCGTCGACCCGTCCGGTCGCAGGTTGCACTATCGGTACGACAGCGAAGGGCAGCTCACGGAACTCGCAAGCGATACCGGCGCACGCTTTATATTCAGCTACGATCGAGGCGCGCGATTGCAATCGGAGACTCGGCCTGATGGGTTGATGCGGCGGTTTGCCTATGACGAAACTGGCGACTTGCGGTCGATCGAAACTACCGGTGTGGCCGATCCATCTTTGGTGGATAACAAGCCTGGCGGCACGCTTGATCGACCTGTGCGAGTCGTTCAGTTCGAACGCGACAGAATGGGCAATCTGATCGCGCAATCCACCGGGACTGAAGTCACACGCTACAGCCGCGATATCGGCGACCGGCTGCTTACCGTCGAACGCGTGCCGACGGACGCGGGCATTGAGCTGGGCATCGAACCGGACACGTTGAAGTTCGAGTACGACAAGGCAGGCCGATTGGTCGCGGAGCATGGCGTCCACGGCGCGGTGCGCTATGCGCTCGACGAACTGGACCATGTCACGACGCTCACGCTCCCGCACGGACAACCGATCGACACGCTGCGCTACGGCTCGGGACATGTGCACCAGATCCGAAGCGGCGATCAGGTCGTGAGCGATTTCGAGCGCGACGATCTTCATCGTGAAGTGACGCGCTCGCAAGGGCACCTTTTGCATCGCACGGGTTACGATCCGCTGGGTCGCCGGCTGTGGGAATCCGCTGATGTCGCGACGAAGGCGATCCAGGCATCGACCGGCAAGTTCTGGCGCAGCTATCGATACGATGCGAATGGAGAACTGGCTGAGCTGGACGACGGTCTGCGCGGCAGCACGCAGTATCGATACGATCCGGCGGGACAGTTGTTGCGACAGTTCCGCGCGTCAGGGAATAGTGTCGAGACATTCGCATGGGACGCAGCGGGCAATCTGCTCGATGACGCGCAACGTGCCAGCCGGGGTTACGTGGAAGGCAACCGGCTGCGGATGTGGCAAGACCTGCGCTTTGAATATGACGCGTGGGGAAATCTCGCGACGAAGCGCAAGGGCGCGAATCGGGTTCAGCATTTCGAGTACGACGCGCAGGATCGGCTGATCGCTGTGCGCACGGAAAACATTCGCGGTGTCGTGGAGGCGCGCTTTCAGTACGATCCGCTTGGTCGACGGACCGCCAAAACGGAGACACGGCGAGATACGTTCGGTTTGCATCACGCGCCTGAACATCGCGGCTTCGTATGGCAAGGTCTGCGCATGGTGCAGGAGATTCGCGAGACTGGTGTGAGCAGCTATGTGTATAGCCCTGAGGCTGCGTATTCGCCGGTCGCGCGGGTGGATGAGGTCATTGCGGAAGCGTTTGCTTCGGTTGTGATCGAGGGAGCGAAGCGCAAGGCGCGTGTCTATCATTTCCACACCGATCTCGTCGGCGCGCCGCTGGAGGTGACGGATGAGGCCGGGGAATTAGCCTGGGCGGGGCATTATTCGGCGTGGGGTAAGGTCGAGCATGGCGAGGATGTGTTGCCGCTTGCGCGGACCGATCAACCGTTGCGGTTTGCCGGGCAATATGCGGATGACAGTACCGGGCTGCATTACAACACGTTCAGGTATTACGATCCGGATGTGGGGCGGTTTGTTAGCCAGGATCCGATTGGGGTGTTGGGTGGGGAGAATCTGTATGGGTATGCGCCGAATCCGAAGGTGTGGATTGATCCACTTGGTTGGGCTGCACGAGTACCGAGCGTCGACTTTTCCGAAAATGGTCTTTTCCCGGCGGGTGAAGGTCAAAAAAGCATTGTAACTATCAAAATGCAAGGTGCGAGAGGCTTAGATGATACGCAGGCGTTTTTGAAATCTGGAATTCCAAGATCAGAGGCGCAGGATTATACCTGGCATCACATGAGCGATTTCAATCCAGAAACCGGCGAAGTCACCATGCAGTTTGTGGACAAAAAAATACATAGCTCAATTTCCCACGATGGCGGGGTCTCTCAATATCAGAAATATAGTGGAACCAAATACGGAAAAACCGAAGCCAGAGCCTTTGCGGAGAAGAAAGGCTGGCGAGATACCAAGAGCAGTGGCTGCTAA
- a CDS encoding DUF1795 domain-containing protein has protein sequence MTDDTTRIQFHEGSLLLPPGFEDRTTNLFVPADTAKQPNLSVARDWLNEDETLSAYIDRQLSQLRKRMPGHKLLNREPEQLGAGEAALTGERIDASYRNGDRTVHQRQAAFIVAPRRALILTASSPRPFDEAFETLWRDWLDGYQQPSDSTDESVQL, from the coding sequence ATGACCGACGACACGACCCGCATCCAGTTTCACGAAGGCAGCCTTCTGCTGCCGCCTGGCTTCGAAGACCGGACCACCAATCTGTTCGTTCCGGCCGATACGGCGAAGCAACCGAACCTCAGCGTCGCGCGCGACTGGCTGAATGAAGACGAAACGCTGTCCGCTTATATCGATCGCCAGCTCAGCCAACTCAGGAAGCGCATGCCGGGTCACAAGCTGTTGAACCGCGAGCCCGAACAGCTTGGCGCCGGCGAAGCCGCTCTGACGGGCGAGCGCATCGATGCGAGCTACCGCAACGGCGATCGCACGGTTCATCAACGGCAAGCGGCATTTATCGTGGCGCCGCGACGTGCGCTGATTCTCACCGCGTCGAGTCCGCGCCCGTTCGATGAGGCTTTCGAGACGTTGTGGCGCGATTGGCTCGACGGTTATCAACAGCCGTCCGATAGCACCGACGAATCCGTCCAGCTCTAA
- a CDS encoding type VI secretion system Vgr family protein: MSFASNGSAFGGSPVGSNGAGSSLGNLGSLAGLATQVASLTGMPGAGLMAGASGAMQLAQSGLSLIGKTPASIADAINSAGGAQPRLTQENRFVKIDTPLGNDVLLVNALVADEHLCQLPDIHLDLLSHRSDIEIEQIVGQRVKITLESQSANFTPTKIVATSPGNSERYFHGYVASFGRVGNSGTVTRYEMTVVPWLWFLTRSTDCRIFQNQSAQDILTGIFQELGFSDFSFSIRGTRPKLEYVVMYQESYYNFCARLMEQEGMFWTFRHEKDKHVLLIGDRNDFFAPIDNMKTVPYYADSAASELNGIDRWDEAFSFRVGKVTFRDFNYNAPSSPLMHVEMPTGSLKNPGIGKTERYQYQSLYDLGSDGERYARYAMEAEEAEARQFTGSGYAWRMTTTGRFTLVNHPVSKYDNQQFALLHVRHEAVNDFTRHDAKMPYRNTFTCLPVDVPFRAERRTPKPYMHGTQAAIVVGPKGEEIFTDGSRVKLHFMWDRRGKMDGSDSMWIRVSQPWAGNGWGGSAIPRIGQEVIVAYNEGDPDNPVIVGRVFNGESGNPYHDTGGQTMGIKSQTHKGAGSNEMRFSDVNGSQEFFMHAQKDMNTVVENAQTTQVLKGDRSIAVAKGDHLTTVSVGNLQDTVTQGNTTHKTPAGVHTIEAKELWIKVGGEGGTSIHMTADAIELHKGSAVIHLDADHIVVQATRTDINPDD; this comes from the coding sequence ATGAGTTTTGCATCGAATGGCAGCGCTTTCGGCGGCAGTCCTGTGGGCTCGAACGGCGCGGGTAGCTCGCTCGGCAATCTCGGTTCACTCGCGGGCCTCGCCACGCAGGTCGCTTCGCTAACCGGCATGCCGGGCGCGGGACTGATGGCGGGGGCGTCGGGCGCAATGCAACTCGCGCAGAGCGGGCTCTCGCTGATCGGCAAAACACCCGCATCGATCGCGGACGCCATCAATAGCGCCGGCGGCGCACAACCGCGCCTGACGCAGGAAAACCGCTTCGTCAAAATCGATACACCACTCGGTAATGATGTACTGCTGGTGAATGCATTGGTGGCCGATGAACACCTGTGCCAATTGCCGGACATTCATCTCGACCTGCTGTCCCATCGCAGCGACATCGAAATCGAACAGATTGTCGGACAGCGCGTCAAGATCACGCTCGAATCGCAGAGCGCCAATTTCACGCCGACAAAGATCGTCGCGACATCGCCCGGAAATAGCGAACGGTATTTTCATGGTTACGTCGCGTCGTTTGGCCGCGTCGGCAATTCCGGCACTGTCACGCGTTACGAAATGACCGTCGTGCCATGGCTCTGGTTTTTGACGCGCTCCACCGATTGCCGCATTTTCCAGAACCAGTCGGCACAGGACATCCTCACCGGGATCTTTCAGGAACTCGGCTTTTCCGACTTCTCTTTCAGCATTCGCGGCACGCGTCCGAAACTCGAATACGTGGTGATGTACCAGGAGTCTTATTACAACTTCTGCGCGCGGCTGATGGAACAGGAAGGCATGTTCTGGACGTTCCGTCACGAGAAAGACAAACACGTGCTGCTGATCGGTGACCGCAACGATTTCTTCGCGCCGATCGACAACATGAAGACCGTTCCCTACTACGCGGACAGCGCCGCCAGCGAGTTGAACGGCATCGACCGCTGGGATGAAGCATTCAGCTTTCGCGTCGGCAAGGTGACGTTTCGCGACTTCAACTACAACGCGCCGTCGTCGCCGTTGATGCACGTGGAAATGCCCACCGGTTCGTTGAAGAACCCCGGCATCGGCAAGACGGAGCGTTACCAGTATCAGTCGCTATACGACCTCGGCAGCGACGGCGAACGCTACGCGCGCTATGCGATGGAGGCGGAAGAAGCCGAGGCGCGCCAATTCACCGGCAGCGGCTACGCGTGGCGGATGACCACGACAGGCCGGTTCACGCTGGTGAATCATCCGGTGTCGAAATACGACAACCAGCAATTCGCGCTGCTGCATGTGCGTCACGAAGCGGTCAACGACTTCACGCGTCACGACGCGAAGATGCCTTACCGAAACACGTTCACGTGCCTGCCCGTCGACGTGCCGTTTCGCGCGGAGCGTCGCACGCCGAAGCCGTATATGCACGGCACGCAGGCGGCGATCGTCGTCGGCCCGAAAGGCGAGGAGATTTTCACCGACGGCAGCCGCGTGAAGCTGCATTTCATGTGGGACCGCCGCGGCAAGATGGACGGCTCGGATTCGATGTGGATTCGCGTATCGCAACCGTGGGCCGGCAACGGTTGGGGCGGCTCGGCGATTCCGCGTATCGGTCAGGAAGTGATCGTCGCGTACAACGAGGGCGATCCGGATAACCCGGTAATCGTCGGGCGCGTGTTCAACGGCGAGTCGGGCAATCCGTATCACGACACCGGCGGCCAGACGATGGGCATCAAGAGTCAGACGCACAAAGGCGCGGGCTCGAACGAGATGCGCTTCTCCGACGTGAACGGTTCGCAGGAGTTCTTCATGCACGCGCAGAAGGACATGAATACCGTGGTGGAAAACGCGCAGACCACGCAGGTGTTGAAGGGCGACCGGTCGATCGCGGTGGCGAAGGGCGATCACCTGACGACGGTGTCGGTGGGGAATCTGCAGGACACGGTGACGCAGGGAAATACGACGCATAAGACGCCGGCGGGGGTGCATACGATCGAGGCGAAGGAGCTTTGGATCAAGGTGGGGGGAGAGGGGGGAACGTCGATACATATGACAGCGGATGCGATTGAATTGCACAAAGGATCGGCCGTGATTCACCTGGATGCGGACCATATCGTCGTGCAAGCCACCCGCACCGACATCAATCCCGACGATTGA